From Pseudoramibacter sp.:
GTGTTTTCCCGTCTGAAAAAAGCGCCGTCCTGATCCGTCGGCCCCTGTTCGGACAGCGATGCTGCGCCGAGGCCGAACCCCGCATATGGAGTCAGGTCCCAGTAGCCGGAATTGTGGCGGCTTGCGCACCCCGGCCTCGCAAAATTGGAAATTTCGTACTGGTGAAAGCCCCGGGCCTCTAAACTGCGGCACAGATGATGGTACATCCTGCGTTCTTCTTTTTCCGAAGGCAGGCCGAGACGGCCTTCCCGCTGCCACTTTTCAAAGACCGTTCCCGGTTCGATGATTAAACTGTAGCACGAAATGTGGCGCACCGACGGATAAGCTGCGATGCGCGCCACGGCCTTGTCGATGTCTTCGAGGGTCTGCCCCGGAAGGCCGGACATCAAATCCGCAGAGATGTTGTCGAATCCCGCAGCCTCGGCCATGTCGAGCACCGCCAGCGCCTCTTCTGCGGTGTGCAGCCTGCCCAGGGTCTTAAGCAGCCCGGCGCTTAAGCTTTGTATGCCCACGGACAGGCGGTTAAAGCCCAGTTCCCTGTACCCTTTAAGCTGGGCTTCGTCCACGGTTTTGGGATTCACCTCGATGGTCTTTTCGAGCTTTTCGTCTTTAAAATCGAAACCGAATTTTTCTTCGAGGGCCATAGCCGTCTGGGCGATCAGACGGGGATCGACCGCCGAAGGGGTGCCTCCGCCGAAATAGACGGTGCCCACCGGGCGATCCTTTGGCTTCTTATATGCAGCAATTTCCCGGCCCAGGGCGTCAAAATAATTTTTGACCGACGCTTGATTTCTTTCGGGCCAGGACAGAAAATCGCAGTACCGGCATTTCGACTGGCAAAAGGGAATGTGAACGTATATTTCGAGATAATTTTTCATATTATGCCCTCTTCGTGTATTTTTATCCAAAAAATTGGGATTTTATTAATTTTTTACCTTGATTTTATTCGATCTTGCCGTATAATGGAAATAGATTAAATAATTCCTTAAGGAAGGAGATTTTCTATTAAGATGAAAAAGAAAGTAATGGCCTTAGTTTTGGCACTGACCCTCGTGAGTGTCGTGGGACTGGCTGCAGGATGCGGCAGCAAAAAATCCGACCCGCTGTCGGACGGAGTTTTGAAAATCGGCACCAACGCTGAATACACCCCAATGGAATACAAAGACAAGAACGACAAGCTCGTCGGTTTCGATATCGACTTCGGCAACGCCATCGCCAAGGAACTGAGCACCAAGAACAAGAAGATCAAGGCGTCCTGGAAAGACACCAGCTTCGACGGCATCTTCAACGGGTTAAACTCCGGACAGTATGACTGCATCATCGCCGGCGTCAGCAACACGTCCAAACGTCAGAAATCCTTCGCCATGAGCGACTCCTACCTCGGCAACGGGATCGTCATCGTCTCCAAGACCAACGGCACCCAGGCGACAAAGGCAGATCAGCTCAACGGCCAGAAAGTCGGCGTCCAGCTGGAAACCACTGCGGATT
This genomic window contains:
- the hemW gene encoding radical SAM family heme chaperone HemW; amino-acid sequence: MKNYLEIYVHIPFCQSKCRYCDFLSWPERNQASVKNYFDALGREIAAYKKPKDRPVGTVYFGGGTPSAVDPRLIAQTAMALEEKFGFDFKDEKLEKTIEVNPKTVDEAQLKGYRELGFNRLSVGIQSLSAGLLKTLGRLHTAEEALAVLDMAEAAGFDNISADLMSGLPGQTLEDIDKAVARIAAYPSVRHISCYSLIIEPGTVFEKWQREGRLGLPSEKEERRMYHHLCRSLEARGFHQYEISNFARPGCASRHNSGYWDLTPYAGFGLGAASLSEQGPTDQDGAFFRRENTRDFETYLKNPSRSFEGHALPKREAEGDFMFLGLRTAAGVRDEDFIKIFGESFKSIYKKEISTLIKENLIKADGSRIFLTRKGLDLANQVFMAFV
- a CDS encoding substrate-binding periplasmic protein, yielding MKKKVMALVLALTLVSVVGLAAGCGSKKSDPLSDGVLKIGTNAEYTPMEYKDKNDKLVGFDIDFGNAIAKELSTKNKKIKASWKDTSFDGIFNGLNSGQYDCIIAGVSNTSKRQKSFAMSDSYLGNGIVIVSKTNGTQATKADQLNGQKVGVQLETTADYAAKAMKKKGNTMTLKEFDSMIDAFTALESGQIDYIMTDKPVAQFYTSKKPDVYKISSDVLSNEPIAVVCRKQDTALRDKINKAIKDMKKDGTYGKLTKKWFGEDMTNAKIDDVIKTID